ATTACGCGTTGTCCTGCCTCGTGATAGCCCCGGCGGATGATGGCAAGGGCGATCACGCGATTGAGGCGGAGCGATTTTACGCATGTGGTTACTCGTCCGACGATTTTATCGTTGACTGTGATATTGCCACAAACAGGCGTATTGCCGATTAGGCCCGTTAGATAGCGGCGGGGGCGTCCTCGAAAGTGCATTTTGGCGATTACTTCTTGCCCAATGTAGCAGCCCTTGTCAAAATCGACTGCGTGATTTAAACCAGCTTCGAGGGGCACGACTGACTCATCGATTTCAGTGCCATAACGGGGAATACCGGCTTCGACCCGCAATATTTCTTCTACTTGCCATTCGATTGGCGTTCCTCCCGCTGTAACGAGTGCCTGCTGCAATGAGTCGTTTTGGGCAATGCGGAGATCTATGCCCGGTTCGCCCGTGTATGACCGCGCTGTGACCCAAATTGGGGTGCCGTCAAATTCGCGTACAACCGTGTGGTGTTCGGGGAGGTCAGCAGGTACGCGCCCAACAACCCGACCGACCAACTCATAGGCCGCGGGGCCCTGTACCCCAAAAATGGACCAGGCGTCGGATTCGTCCGATAGCGCGACATCATCGGCGATCAGATAGCGGTCCAGAGTTTCAATTAACTTTGTCGCAAGTCCCGGTTCTGTTTCCATATAGATACAATCTTGTAGGCGATGGACCCAAATATCTAATAGCGTTTGTCCTCTCGCCGATGTGACTGCGGCATAATTGCCTTCATTTTCGGCGAGGGATTCAACGGTATTGGTCACCATGCCGTGCAAAAATCTCAGACAATCTGCGCCTTCTGCACGCACTTTGCCCCGCTTACTGCGGTTGAATATGCCCGCGTTTTCTCGAACGGCACGGTACTGTGTTTCCATATCTAGATGTGATGACATATACTCTATCCTCCTATTGCCTAATCAGGGTAATATCTATATACTTTGAAAACGCCGTTTTTGTCAAAGGATTCTTATTCTCATCAAAAGGAGATTCAGGTGAAAGCTATTCGCATATCGCAATACGGTGGTGCAGAAGTTTTGAGTTTTGAAGATATTGATGTAGCAGATCCAGGCGAGGGACAGGTGCGAATTACCATAGAAGCCGCGGGTGTCAATTTTATCGACACCTATCACCGCACGGGCCTTTATCCTCTGAATTTGCCGTTGACGCTGGGCCTGGAAGGTGCCGGTATTGTGAATGCGGTGGGTGCAGGGGTTTCGGATTTGACTGAGGGCGACCGCGTGGCCTGGAAAAGTGTGGAGGGTTCTTATGCGGAGCAGGTTGTCGCAGACGTAGCCGAGGTGGTCAAAATTCCCTCAGATGTCGCCACCAAAACCGCAGCTGCGGTGATGTTGCAAGGGCTGACCGCGCATTATCTGGTCAATAGTACCTATCCGGTTCGAGAAGGCGACACCTGCCTTATCCACGCAGCGGCAGGGGGTGTTGGCCTTTTGCTCGTACAGATGGCAAAAATGCGCGGGGCGCGGGTTATTGGTACCACATCTACAGAAGAAAAAGCGGCTCTGGGACGGGACGCAGGTGCCGATGATATTATTCTTTATACCGAACGGGATTTTGAAGCCGAAGTTCTGCGCCTCACAGATAGTCAGGGCGTCGAAGTGGTTTACGATTCCGTTGCCAAAGCCACCTGGGAGAAAAGTATCAATTGCCTCAAACCGCGCGGTTATATGGTCTTTTTTGGCAATGCCAGCGGGCCGGTTCCGCCGATTGATCCCCTGCTTCTGTCGCAAAAAGGGTCTATTTATCTCACGCGCCCGACGCTCAATAGCTACACGCAGACCCGAGAAGAATATCTCCAGCGCACCCGCGAGGTTATGGGCTGGATTCAAGACGGGAGTCTGGATGTGCGTATTGGCGAAGAACATCCTCTTGAGAATGCGGCCGAAGCACATAATCGCCTCGAAGGTCGGCAGACTACGGGGAAAGTGCTGTTGGTCCCATAGTCGCATGTGTATCGAGAATCACACCACGCTGGTACTGCTCGTGAAGGGTAACCCCATAACCCGTATTTTGCTCGGCTACAAAAAACGCGGATTTGGGGTGGGGAAATACACGGGTATTGGCGGGAAAATTGAACCCGGGGAAACGGTGCGTGCAGCCGCTGTGCGCGAAATGCGTGAAGAAACAGGTGTTGTGATGTCGCCCCAGGACCTTGTGGATGCCGGGCACGTGACGTTTTATTTTCCCGCCCGTCCCAAATGGAATCTCACGACCCGTATTTTTATTGGGCGCAGGTGGAAAGGTGAGCCGACGGAAACAGGGGAAATACGCCCGGTGTGGTTTGAAGTCAATCATCTGCCCTTCGATACGATGTGGGATGATGCTACCTATTGGTATCCCTATGTGTTGGCGCATAAGCGCGTCAGAGCGACATTTACATTTTCGCCCGACTGCAAAACCGTTGCGACCAGCGAGATTGAGATGTGGTAAGCTGTGTGTTTTTTACTTGACTCTTGTGGTAGAATGGCTATATATCAGAGCGTTTGATAAACGAAACTTAACCAACTCTTCACTTTCTCTTTAACGAGGTGATTATTTTGACTACATCGACTAAAAGTGTTTCCAAAGATGCATTGCATCACTATCTCGAAGATGTGGCTTCGTCTCAACCTCTGTCTTCCCAAGAGGAAGTTGCGCTCGCTGTTCGCATTCACAAAGGCGATGAGGAAGCGCGGGCAAAACTCATTGAAGCCAATCTGCGCTTTGTGATTACAGTTGCCTACG
This Gemmatimonadota bacterium DNA region includes the following protein-coding sequences:
- a CDS encoding 8-oxo-dGTP diphosphatase; its protein translation is MCIENHTTLVLLVKGNPITRILLGYKKRGFGVGKYTGIGGKIEPGETVRAAAVREMREETGVVMSPQDLVDAGHVTFYFPARPKWNLTTRIFIGRRWKGEPTETGEIRPVWFEVNHLPFDTMWDDATYWYPYVLAHKRVRATFTFSPDCKTVATSEIEMW
- a CDS encoding quinone oxidoreductase, whose protein sequence is MKAIRISQYGGAEVLSFEDIDVADPGEGQVRITIEAAGVNFIDTYHRTGLYPLNLPLTLGLEGAGIVNAVGAGVSDLTEGDRVAWKSVEGSYAEQVVADVAEVVKIPSDVATKTAAAVMLQGLTAHYLVNSTYPVREGDTCLIHAAAGGVGLLLVQMAKMRGARVIGTTSTEEKAALGRDAGADDIILYTERDFEAEVLRLTDSQGVEVVYDSVAKATWEKSINCLKPRGYMVFFGNASGPVPPIDPLLLSQKGSIYLTRPTLNSYTQTREEYLQRTREVMGWIQDGSLDVRIGEEHPLENAAEAHNRLEGRQTTGKVLLVP